The DNA sequence CGGGATAAACCAGATCGTCACGACGAACACGCCGGTGCCGACCGCGAGCCCGCGCACGACCGAGGCGAGCACGTACGCGCCGAAGATGTCCTTGTAGGACAGCGGCGGCAGCAGCATGAACACCAGGTTGCCGGTGATCTTCGACTGGATCAGCGACGACGAGCTGTTCGCGAATGCGTTCTGCAGCACGCTCATCATCACGAGGCCCGGCACCAGAAAGCTCACGTATTCGACGCCCGGATACACCTCGACGCGGCCCGACAGCGCGTGGCCGAAGATCGTCAGGTACAGCAGCGCCGTGACGATCGGCGCACAGACCGTCTGGAACGACACCTTCCAGAAGCGCAGCAGTTCCTTGTAGAACAGCGTTTGAAACCCGCTCATGCCAAACCCTCGATGACCTCGGCCCCGTTCATCACCTGGACGAAAACATCCTCGAGATCCGCCTTGCGGATCTCGATCTCGTCGAACGTGCAGCCGGCCGCGCGGCATTGCGCGAGGATGCGTTCGACATCGTCGTAGTTGGTGAGGCGCAGCAGATGCTCGCCCGGCGCGCGCGCGGCCGGATCGGTCTCCAGCCCGCGCAGCTCGGCGGGCAGCGCGCCGGTCGCGAGCCGCAGATACAGCTGCAGCCCCGCGAAGCGGCGCAGCAGCGCGTCGGTGCGGTCGAGCGCGACCACTTCGCCGCGACGCAGCATCGCGATGCGGTCGCACAGCGACTCGGCTTCCTCGAGGTAATGGGTCGTGAGGACGATCGTGTGGCCCTCGCGGTTCAGCCGCGAGATGAACTTCCACAGCGTCTGGCGCAGTTCGACGTCGACGCCGGCGGTCGGCTCGTCGAGCACGATCACGGGCGGCCGATGCACGAGCGCCTGCGCGACCAGCACGCGGCGCTTCATCCCGCCCGACAGCGCGCGCATGTTCGCATCGGCCTTCTCGGTGAGGTCGAGATTGGCCATCACCTCGTCGATCCAGTCGTCGTTGCGGCGCAGCCCGAAATAGCCGGACTGGATCCGCAGCGTCTCGCGCACGGTGAAGAACGGATCGAACACGAGCTCCTGCGGCACCACGCCGAGCGCGCGGCGCGCGCCGCGGAAATCCTTGACGACGTCGTGGCCGCGCACCGAAATGCTGCCTTCATCGGCCCGGGCGAGCCCGGCGAGGATGCTGATGAGCGTGGTCTTGCCTGCGCCGTTGGGGCCGAGCAGACCGAAAAACTCGCCTTCCTCGACCGACAGGCTGACGCCCTTGAGCGCCTGAAGCGACTTGTAGCGCTTCTTGACGTGACGGATTTCTATGGCTGACATGACTGTGCGCGGCGCAACGGCCGCGACGCCTATTCTGTGCTTGCTGCGAATGAAAACGGGGCCGGACGCCGATTGGCAGCCCCGCAAAACGCTTGATTATAGGGCAAACCGGCTGGTGGAGCCGGCGCCGACGGCGCGCGGCCCGAAGCGTGCGCGCGCCGGCTGGCGCGGCAGGCTTCGATCGGGCAGCGTCAATGTCGGCCGGTGCCGTCGAGCAGGGCGTCGACGCCGTACGCGCGCGCGAGGCTCGCGAGCTTGGGAGGGAGGTTGACGATGCCGAGCGTCGTGCCGCGCGCTTGGGCGGCACGTTGCCAGGCGAGCAGCACGGCGAGCGCCGACGAATCGAACTGCGTCAGCGTCGCGCAATCGACGGCGCTCGCGCCCGCGTCGATGCGCGCAAGACCGTCCGCGAGCGCGGCCTTCGCGCTCGCGACGGTCATCGAGGAGCCGGCTTGGAAGCCGCTCACGACGCCTGCTTGCCGGCGGCAAGCTCCTGGTTGCGCTGCGTGAGGAACTTGATCAGGCCGTCCACGCCGCTTTGCTGGATCTTCTCGTTGAACTGCTGCTGATACGTCTGGATCAGCCACGCGCCGAGCACGTTCAGGTCGTACACCTTCCAGCCGTTGGCCGTCTTGTACAGGCGGTAGTCGATCTGCACCGGCTGGCCGTTGTTCATCGCGACCGTCTTCACGACGACGTCGGTGTCGGCCGGATCGGCGCGGAACGGCGGGTACTGGATCTGCTGGTCGGGCTTGAGCTGCGCGAGCGCGCCCGAGTACGTGCGGATCAGCAGCAGCTTGAACTGCTCCTGAACCTGCTGCTGCTGCTCGGCCGTCGCGGCGCGCCAGTTGCGGCCCATCGCGAGCTGCGTGGTGCGGCGGAAATCGGTGTACGGCAGGATGTCCTTGTTGACGATCGTGATGATGCGGTTGGTGTCGCCCTGCTTGATCGTCTGCTGCTTGACTTCATCGAGCACCTGCTGCGTCGCCGTCTTGATCAAACCCTGCGGATTCGACTGGTCGACTTGCGCGTGCGCCGCGCTGCCGAACGAGAACAACGTCGCGAATACGGGGATCAGGAACAGTTTTTTCATCGTAATGACCTGCGTGAATGAGTCGAGGCAAAGCTTTGAGCCGGTAGCTTACGCGCAAGTTCGCGCGCGCCACCGACTGAATCGTTTCCGGCTGTAACGAATGTAAGCGGCTCAGTGCAGCTTCTCAGTGCAGCTTGATGCTCGGGAAGCGGAAGCCGCCCGGCGACGGCGGCGTCATCTGCATCGCCGGCACGTTCGTCGCGCTCGCCGGGTTCGGCGCCTCGGCGGCGCCGGATGCCGGTGCCGCAATCGCCGCGCCCGACGCACCGGCCGGCGCGGTCGCGCCGCCGACGGCTGCGGCGCCGGCGGTAGCCGGAGCCGCGCCGTCGTCCGGCAGGTCGTACTTCGGCAGCGCATCGCTGCCCGACGCCGTGGCGGCTTCGCCGCGAGCGTTGTTGATCAGCATCTGGCGGCGCTGCAGATACGCGTTGCGGACGAACGAATACTTGTCGAGCGCGGCCGCGTCGAGCACGTCGCCTGCGCCGAGCAGGTTCGCACGCGTGTTCACGAGGTTCACGCCGAACAGGCCCCAGCTCAATCCGTCCGGCTTCACGTAGGTGAGCGGGTTGCCGATGTAGTCGACGCCGAGGCCGGCCGTGTCGCGCAGCGTGCTCGGGCCGAGCAGCGGCAGCACCAGGTACGGGCCGGCCGGCACGCCGTAGCGGCCCATCGTGACGCCGAAGTCGGCCGTGTGCTTCGGCAGTTTCGCGACCGTCGCGACGTCGAACAGGCCGCCGACGCCGAACACCGTGTTGATCACGACCCGCATGATGTCGCCCACCCCGTCGGCGATGCGCAGCTGCACGATGTTGTTCGCGGCGATGTAGACGTCGCCGATGTTCGAGAAGAAGTTGGTCACGCTGTCGCGCACCGGCTGCGGCACCACGTACTGATAGCCCTTCGCCACCGGCTTCAGCGCGTACGTGTCGACGGTGTCGTTGAACTTGTACATCGACCGGTTGAAGCCCTCGAGCGGATCGCCCTTGGTCGGCGTCTGCACGGTCGCGCAACCGCTCAACGCGGCGACTGCCGCCACGGCCAGCGCGGCATGTCTGATGCGGATCGTCTGCATGGTCATTACCCTCTTGTCTTGTTCTCGTGTGGTTATTGGGCGGCCGAGCCGGACACCGCGGAGGCCGGCACCGCCACCGGTGCGGGTGCGGGCGCGGCCGGTGCAGCCGGCGCCGCGGCGGCGGGCTTCGCGCCGCCCGCGTCGGCCGCCTTGCTGTACAGGAACTGGCCGATCAGGTTCTCGAGCACGATCGCCGACTGCGTCATCGTGATCGTATCGCCCGACTTCAACATTTCCGTGTCGCCGCCCGGATCGAGGCCGATGTACTGCTCGCCGAGCAGCCCGGACGTCAGGATCTTCGCCGACGAATCCTTCGGGAACTGGTATTGGCCGTCGACGTCGATCGTCACGACCGCCTGGTACGTGTTGGTGTCGAAGCCGACCGACTTCACGCGGCCGACCACGACGCCCGCGCTCTTCACGGCCGCGCGCGGCTTCAGCCCGCCGATGTTGTCGAATTTCATCCGCACCGAGTAGGTCGGCTGAAACGACAGCGAGCTCATGTTGCCGACCTTGAGCGCAAGGAACAGCACGGCAAGGAAGCCCACCACCACGAACAGGCCGACCCAGAAGTCGAGAGCAGTCTTTTTCATCGTCATTCCAAAATTTGGCTTGGCTGAGGCTTAGCTGAACATCAGCGCGGTCAGCAGGAAATCGAGGCCGAGTACGGCGAGCGACGCGAACACGACCGTCTTGGTCGTCGCGCGCGACACGCCCTCGGGCGTGGGCTTCGCTTCATACCCCTGAAACAGCGCAATGAAGGTGACGGCGAACCCGAACACGATGCTCTTGATCACGCCGTTGCCGACGTCGGCCCAGACCTCGACACCGCCCTGCATCTGCGACCAGAACGCGCCCGGATCGACGCCGATCAGCACCACGCCGACGAAATAGCCGCCGAGCACGCCGACCGCGTTGAAGATCGCCGCGAGCAGCGGCATCGCGATGATGCCGGCCCACAGGCGCGGCGCGATCACCGTCTTCAGCGGGTCGACGGCCATCATCTCGAGCGCGGTCAGCTGTTCGCCGGCCTTCATCAGGCCGATTTCGGCGGTCAGCGACGTGCCGGCGCGGCCCGCGAACAGCAGCGCGGTCACGACCGGCCCCAGCTCGCGCACCAGCGACAGCGCGACGAGCAGCCCGAGTGCCTGCTCGGACCCGTAGCGATTCAGCGTGTAGTAGCCCTGCAGCCCGAGCACGAAGCCGACGAACAGCCCCGACACGGCGATGATCACGAACGAGTAGTTGCCGAGGAAGTGGATCTGCTTGGTGACGAGCCGAGGCCGGCGCAGCAGCGGGAAGAATTCCAGCACGAGGCGCACGAACAACCGCGTGCCGTAGCCCGCGCGCTCGAGGCCGCCGATGACGTAACGTCCGATCGCGCTGATCATGCGCGTCCTCCGCCGAGCCCGAAATCCGCCGCCAGCGGCGCGCTCGTGTAATGAAATTTGTACGGGCCGTCCGGCGCGCCGTCGATGAACTGGCGCACGCTCGGATCGGTCGATGCGCGCAGCTCGGCCGGCGTGCCCTGCGCGAGCACGCCGCCATTGGCCAGGAAGTACACGTAGTCGGCGATCGCGAACGATTCGGGCACGTCGTGCGTGACGAGGATCGACGTCGCGCCGAGCGCCTCGTTCAGCGTGCGGATCAGGTTCGCGGTGATGCCGAGCGAGATCGGATCGAGGCCGGCGAACGGCTCGTCGTACATGATCAGCTCGGGATCGAGCGCGATCGCGCGCGCGAGCGCGATGCGTCGCGCCATCCCGCCCGATACCTCGGACGGCATCAGGTCGCGGGCGCCGCGCAGCCCGACCGCGTTCAGCTTCATCAGCACGAGATCGCGGATCAGGTCGTCGGGCAGGTCGGTGTGCTCACGCAGCGCGAACGCGACGTTCTCGAACACCGACATGTCGGTAAACAGCGCGCCGAACTGGAACAGCATGCCCATCTTGCGGCGCAGCGCGTACAGGCCATCGCGCGTCTGGGCGCCGACGTCGGCGCCGTCGAACAGCACCTGGCCGCGGCTCGCGCGCACCAGGCCGCCGATCAGCCGCAGCACGGTCGTCTTGCCGCAACCCGACCCGCCCATCACGGCCACGACCCGGCCGCGCCCGAAGCGCATGTTCAGGTTCGACAGCACGAGGCGGTCGCCGTAGCCGAAGTCGACGTCGCGAAGTTCCAGCAGTGTGTCGGGAGGAGTGGGGCTCACGGAGCTGACAGTCCTTTTACGCAGAACGCCGAATTATAGGGCCTGCATCGGAATGATGTCGCGACGGCGTTTCGAGCCCTGCGGTCAACGATTGTCAAATTGTCGGGCAAACCATTGCTGCAACGCAATAACCGCCGCCCGATAATCGGCCGCGCCCGTGATGGCGCTGACCACCGCGACGCTGCCGACGCCCGTCGCCAGCACGTCCGGCAGCGCCTCCAGGCTGACGCCGCCGATCGCCACCAGCGGCGCGTGGGCCGCCGCGAAGCGTGCATAGCGCGCGATCCGCGCGAGGCCCTGCGGCGGCGCGGCGACCGCCTTGGTCGCGGTCGCGAACACGGGACCGAGCGCCAGATAGCTCGGGCGCTCGTGCAACGCGCGCAACATCTCGTAATAACCGTGGCTCGACAGTCCGAGCCGCAGGCCGGCCCGCGCGATGGTCGCGAGATCGGCCGTGTCGAGGTCTTCCTGGCCCAGATGTACGCCGTACGCGCCTTCTTCTACGGCGATCTGCCAGTGATCGTTGATGAACACGCGCGCATCCGGATAGCGCCGGCCTGCTGCCACCGCGCGCGCGATCTCGCGGCGCAGCGCGTCCGGAGTCGCGCCCTTGACCCGCAGCTGCACGGTGCGCACGCCGCAATCGAGCAGGCGTTCGACCCATTCGGCGTCGGGCACCACCGGATACAGGCCCAGTTGCGCCGGACACGGCGGGAACGCGGGCTCCGGCGCGGCCGGCAGGCCGGCTACGCGCGGGAATCGTGCCGGGTCGACGGGCCAGGGGTCCGCGTCGCCGGTTTCGTCGCCGTCGCGCCACGCCAGCGCGAGCACCAGCGCGTCGAGCGGCGCGAAGCCGCAATCGAGGAACGCCGCGAGCGCGGCGATCCAGTCGTCGGCGAGCGGATGGGCACCTTCGAGCGCATGGCGCGCGCCGGCGGCATGCAGCACCGCGCCGCGCTCGTCGAATTCGATCGCGACCGCGTCGGCGGACGCCGGGCGCGATGCGGCCGACGCGCGCACCTGGGCCGCCCGGTCGCCGGCCGACACGATCAGCACGTCGCCGTCGGCCGGCACGTCCGGCGCGGCGACGCAGATGCGCCACGGCGTCGCCGCGGCCGGCCAGTCGCCCAGGCGCGCGCGAATCCGCTCGGCCGCCTCGGCCAGTTCGTCGGCCGGCGGCCAGAACGCGTCGGCGAAGCGCGCGCTCATGCGCCGCCTCCGTCCTGGTGCCAGAACGGCATGCCGACGACCGGCGTGCTCGCATGCGCGGTCTCGCGCGCGTCCATCGGGCCGGCCAGGTATGCGGCGCGGCCGGCTTCGACGCCCTGCGCGAACGCACGCGCCATGATCTCCGGATGCGTGGCCTGCGACACGGCCGTGTTCAGCAGCACGCCGTCGAAGCCCCACTCCATCACCTGGCACGCATGCGACGGCACGCCGAGCCCGGCGTCGACGATCAGCGGCACGTCGGGCAGCCGTTCGCGCAGCACGCGCAGCCCGTACGGGTTCACGACGCCCTTGCCGGTGCCGATCGGCGCGCCCCACGGCATCAGCGCCTCGCAGCCGACGTCGAGCAGGCGGCGGCCGATCACGAGATCCTCGGTGCAGTACGGAAGCACCTTGAAGCCGTCCTTGACCAGTTGCGCGGCTGCCTCGATCAGCCCGACCGGGTCGGGCTGCAGCGTGTAGTCGTCGCCGATCAGCTCCAGCTTGATCCAGTCGGTGTCGAACACCTCGCGCGCCATGTGCGCGGTCGTCACGGCCTCGGCGACGGTCTGGCAGCCGGCCGTGTTCGGCAGCAGCGGCACCGCGTGGCGCTTGAGCAGATCGAAGAAGCCGGCCTCGGCGGTGCCGCCCGTCATCTGCCGGCGCAGCGCGACGGTCACCATCCCGGGGCGCGACGCGTCGATCGAATCGGACAGCGACTGCAGCGACGGATAGCGCGACGTGCCGAGCAGTACGCGGCTTGCGAAGGTTGCGCCGTAGAGCGTGAGTGCGTCGGCGGAAGTGTGGGACGTCATGTCGTTTTCCTGGAAGAGCGGGGGCAACGCGGCGACGCTCAGCCGCCTGCGACGGGATGCACCACGTCGAGCTTGTCGCCCGCCGCGAGTGCGCGCGCCGCATGCTGCGTGCGCGCGACGAACGTGCCGTTCAGCGCGACCGCGTACGGCGGGCGCGCGCCGTACGCGGCGAGCGCATCGGCGACGGTCGCGCCGTCGGGCAGCGTCAGGGTCTGCTGGTTGATCTGGATATCCATGAGGCTCGGTCGGATTCGGTCGGCGGCGCGCGTCAGGCCGGCTGGCGCGCGTCGTCGCGGTGATGAAGGAGCGTCGGCCAGCGCGCGGCGTCGCGCCACGCGGCAAACGCGTCGGCATCGGCGAACGCGCCGCCGAGCGCCGCCTGCGCGAGCGCGGCGGCCGCCTGCGCGACTTCCGGCGCGATCATGAAGCCGTGCCGGTACAGGCCGTTGACCGCGAGCGTCGTCGCGCCGTCCCAGATCACCGCGGGGCGGTGATCGGGCAGCGTCGGGCGGCACTGCGAATTCAGTTCGAGGATGCGCGCCTCGCCGAACGCCGGGTGCACGGAGAACGCCGCGCTCAGCAGCTCGAGCGCCGAGCGCACGCTGACGGGCGACATGTCCTCGCCTTCCACCTCGGTCGCGCCGATCACGTACAGGTCGTCCTGCTTCGGCGCGATGTACAGCGGATAGCGCGGATGCAGCAGCCGCACCGGCCGCGTGAGGCCGATGCCGGGCGCGTGCACGCGCGCGACTTCGCCGCGGATGCCGCGCAGCGCCGGCAGCGCCGGTTTCGCGCCGAGCCCGCGGCAATCGATCGTGAAATGCGCGTCGGGACGGTTCGCGTCGTCGATCGTCGCGTGCCAGTGCAGCTCGACGCTGCGTTGCGCGAGGCCGGCCGCCAGCGCGTGCAGCGCCTGCCGGTTGTCGAGCTGCCCTTCGCGCGGCAGCATCAGGCCGCGCGCGAAGCGGCCGGCGAGCGCGGGCTCGGCCGCATCCACCTGCGCGCCGGCCAGCGCCACGAAGCCGCCGTCGAACAGCTCGGCCGGCGCGTTCGCGCGCACGCGGCGCTCGAACAGCGGCGCTTCCGCGCGATCGGCGTGATGCCAGACGACCAGCGTGCCGCGATGCTGGAAGAACACGGGTTCCGGCAACTCGGCGAGCCATTGCGGCCAGCGCGCGAGCGACGCGACACCGAGCTCGGTGATCAGCAGCTCGGCGCTCGCCGCCTCGGCGACGGGCGCGAGCATCGCGGCGGCGATCCATGCGGCCGACTGCTCGCCGTCGGGGCCGCCGCGCTCGTACAGGGCGACGCGATGCCCGTCGCCGGCGAGTCGCCAGGCGACCAGGCGGCCGACGAGGCCGCCGCCGAGTACCGCGAAATCCGGGCGCGACGCGCCGAGGTTCGACGTGCGGAGATTCATCGTGCGCCCTCCATGCGAAGCGCGCGGGCCTGAACGGCCGACGCAGGCGCGTGCGCGCCGCCTCGTGCAGACGCACGCGGCAGCGGATCGGGAACAGCGAAAAAGACTGAAGATTGAGCGGTCATCATTCCTTCCGTAACGCGCGATGCGCGTACCCAAAAGGACGAAACCGGCAGCAAAGGCCGGCCGGGCGGGACTCGGACGCTGACCATGTGGGATGGCGGCCAGCGCGGCCCGGCGGGATCAGAAACTTCCCTCGCCGGTATTACCCGGATCGGGTGCGAAGGGTCTTTCTCAGCCTCGCAGCGTTGCCCGGAACTACCCATGGCCGCACTCGAAGCACCCCTGTTTCGTCGTCGGCCATTAGACCATAAAAGCGGAAAGCGCCGCAAACTGTCCCCGTGCGGCAAATTCGCCCGTCGCAGCGCGCCGCTCTGGCACAATGCCCGCAGGCCGGCTGCGCGAGCGGCCGGTTGCCGCGTCACCGCCGGCCTTAAGTGCTGTTTAAGGCGCGCGGGCGACCATCCCGACGCCCGCTGTCGGTCGGCACCTCGTCGCCGGCATCTCGTATCGCGGCGCGCGTCCGGTCCGCCCGGCCCGCGCGCCGGCCACTCACCAGGAAGCACATGACCCAATCGATCGATCCCGTCCGCTCCGACGCCGCGCCGCAGGACGAGCGCCCGGTATCCGCGTGGAGCCTCATCAAGCCCTACTGGGTGTCGTCCGAATGGAAGATCGCGTGGGGGCTGTTGATCACGATCGTCGCGATGAATCTTGCCAGCGTATGGCTCACCGTCCTGTTCAACTCCTGGTACGGTAAGTTCAACAACGCGCTGCAAGCAAAGGACGCTCACCACTTCCCCCATTTGATGCTGCAGTTCGGCGGCCTGGCATTCGCGTCGATCGTCCTGTTCGTCTACAGCCGCTACCTGCGTCAGATGCTGGGCTTCCGCTGGCGACAGTGGCTCACACATCGTTTTCTGGATGAGTGGTTGAACGGACGAGCGTTCTATCGCATTGAGCGAGACCACCTCGCCGACAACCCGGACCAGCGGATCTCGGACGATCTTCAGTCGTTTGCAACGACGACGCTGGCGCTGTCCCTCGATTTGCTGTCCACGTTCGTCACCCTGGTTTGGTTCACTGCCATTCTTTGGACACTTGCCGGTCCCCTGACACTGCCCATCGGCGGTACAACGCTCGTTATTCCCGGGTATATGGTGTGGGTGGCGGTGATCTATGCGCTATTCGGCTCGTACTTGATACAAAAAGCGGGACGTCCTCTGATCTCAATCGGCTATCAGCAACAACGCGTCGAGGCCGATCTGCGCTTTGGCCTCATCCGAGTTCGCGAAAACGCGGAGCAAATCGCCTTCTACGATGGCTCTGCGTTTGAGGAGGCGCACGCGCGCACTCTTTTTGAACGTATCCGCGAAAACTGGTGGGCCTTCATGAAGTACACGAGGCGGCTCAATTTTGTATTGAACTTCTACAGCACGATCGCAAATGTGTTTCCGTATATCGCCGCCGCGCCCGTCTATTTTGCCGGTGCATTTTCGTTCGGTACGATGATGCAGATCGCGGACACATTCAGTCGCGTCAGCGATTCGTTCTCGTGGTTCATCAACAGCTACGGCACCCTCGTCGAATGGCGCGCGACCGTCAACCGTCTGCGCGAATTCAAGCGCGTGATGGGCACGTCGCATCTGAAGGAAAGCCTGTCGCCCGCGACCGAGCACGGCGGCATCAACCTGCACTACGTCGATGCGGCGAAGCTGTCGACGTCGTCGCTGAAGCTCGCGCTGCCGAACGGCACCGCGCTCGCGAACATCGGCAACGTGACGATCGAGCCGGGCTCGCGCTGGCTGGTGGTCGGCAAGTCGGGTTCCGGCAAGAGCACCTTCATCCGCGCGCTCGCGGGCCTGTGGCCGTTCGGCGACGGCGCGATCGACGCGCCGGTCGGCGCGCGGTTGATGTTCGTGCCGCAGACGAGCTATCTGCCGATCGGCACGCTGAAGGCCGCACTCACCTATCCGGCCGCGCCCGATGCCTTCACCGACGACGCATGCCGCGACGCGCTGCGCGCGTGCCACCTCGAAGGCTACGTCGACCGTCTGGACGAAACCGGCCACTGGACGCGCGTGCTGTCGCCGGGCGAACAGCAGCGGCTCGCGGGTGCGCGCGTGCTGCTGCACAAGCCCGACTTCCTGTTCCTCGACGAAGCGACGAGCGCGCTCGACGCCGACAACGAAGCGCGGCTCTATCACTTGTTCGCCGAACGGCTGCCGAAAGCGGCGATCGTCAGCATCGCGCATCGCGAGGCGCTGGCTGAGTTCCACGTCGGCACGATCAACGTCGAGCGCGTGAACGACGACGACAAGGTTGCCGCGTAGCGCCCTGTAACGCTGCGCTCCTGCATGGCGCAGCATTCCTGACTAGCGCTGCACTCGTTATGCAGCGAAGCAACGAGCCGGCGCGCTGCACCGGCTCGCCGTCCCTTCTGCCCTACCCGCCCGCAGCCGCGATCGGCGCCGACACGATCGGCACATGCGACACGCCTTCGTGCGACAACCGGCTTTCGAACAACGTCAGCGCGTCGAAGCGCAGCGCGAGCGGCCGGCCGATCGCGCCGCCATGCGCGGGCTGCCCGTCCGCGTCGCGCGGCAGCCGTGCGAGCGTCACGTGCGGCCGGAACGGCCGGTGATCGGCCGGCACGCCGAGCTCGCGCAACACCGCAGACAACGCCGCGTTCAGCGCCGCGCACGCGGGATCGGCCGCGAGTTCGGCCACGATCAGCCTGGCGCGCGGCAGGCTCGGCCACCATGCGATCCGCTCGACCGGCTGCAGCGGCAGCGCGTGGGCGGCCGCGAGCGCCGGCAGACGCGCGGCCAGCAGGTCGCACCGCGGGCGCTCGATCGCGCCGATGAACGCAAGCGTCACGTGAAGTTGGGCCGCCGGCGTGCGGCGTGCGCCGCGCGTGACCGGCAACGCATGCAGCGCGTCGCTCGATGCCCGATCGGGCATCAGCGCGACGAATGCACGGAGCCGGTCGCCGTTCATGATTCGCGCGCCGCGATGCGCGTGTCGGCCAGCGCATCGGCGCCGGCCGGCAGCACGCATGCGCGTGCCGGGATCGTGTGGCGCGCGAACGCCGGCTTAGCGATGCGCTGCCGGCGATAGTCTCCCCACGCGGCACGCGCATGCTTGCCGGGCGAGAGGATCACAACGAAGTTGACGACCGC is a window from the Burkholderia vietnamiensis LMG 10929 genome containing:
- the mlaE gene encoding lipid asymmetry maintenance ABC transporter permease subunit MlaE; translation: MISAIGRYVIGGLERAGYGTRLFVRLVLEFFPLLRRPRLVTKQIHFLGNYSFVIIAVSGLFVGFVLGLQGYYTLNRYGSEQALGLLVALSLVRELGPVVTALLFAGRAGTSLTAEIGLMKAGEQLTALEMMAVDPLKTVIAPRLWAGIIAMPLLAAIFNAVGVLGGYFVGVVLIGVDPGAFWSQMQGGVEVWADVGNGVIKSIVFGFAVTFIALFQGYEAKPTPEGVSRATTKTVVFASLAVLGLDFLLTALMFS
- the thiS gene encoding sulfur carrier protein ThiS, whose amino-acid sequence is MDIQINQQTLTLPDGATVADALAAYGARPPYAVALNGTFVARTQHAARALAAGDKLDVVHPVAGG
- a CDS encoding ABC transporter ATP-binding protein — protein: MSAIEIRHVKKRYKSLQALKGVSLSVEEGEFFGLLGPNGAGKTTLISILAGLARADEGSISVRGHDVVKDFRGARRALGVVPQELVFDPFFTVRETLRIQSGYFGLRRNDDWIDEVMANLDLTEKADANMRALSGGMKRRVLVAQALVHRPPVIVLDEPTAGVDVELRQTLWKFISRLNREGHTIVLTTHYLEEAESLCDRIAMLRRGEVVALDRTDALLRRFAGLQLYLRLATGALPAELRGLETDPAARAPGEHLLRLTNYDDVERILAQCRAAGCTFDEIEIRKADLEDVFVQVMNGAEVIEGLA
- a CDS encoding ABC transporter permease; translation: MSGFQTLFYKELLRFWKVSFQTVCAPIVTALLYLTIFGHALSGRVEVYPGVEYVSFLVPGLVMMSVLQNAFANSSSSLIQSKITGNLVFMLLPPLSYKDIFGAYVLASVVRGLAVGTGVFVVTIWFIPMHFAAPLFIIAFALLGSAILGTLGLIAGIWAEKFDQLAAFQNFLIMPLTFLSGVFYSTHSLPPVWREISRLNPFFYMIDGFRYGFFGASDINPLESLAIVTGFFVLLAMFAMRLLATGYKLRH
- a CDS encoding thiazole synthase, whose amino-acid sequence is MTSHTSADALTLYGATFASRVLLGTSRYPSLQSLSDSIDASRPGMVTVALRRQMTGGTAEAGFFDLLKRHAVPLLPNTAGCQTVAEAVTTAHMAREVFDTDWIKLELIGDDYTLQPDPVGLIEAAAQLVKDGFKVLPYCTEDLVIGRRLLDVGCEALMPWGAPIGTGKGVVNPYGLRVLRERLPDVPLIVDAGLGVPSHACQVMEWGFDGVLLNTAVSQATHPEIMARAFAQGVEAGRAAYLAGPMDARETAHASTPVVGMPFWHQDGGGA
- a CDS encoding STAS domain-containing protein; translation: MSGFQAGSSMTVASAKAALADGLARIDAGASAVDCATLTQFDSSALAVLLAWQRAAQARGTTLGIVNLPPKLASLARAYGVDALLDGTGRH
- a CDS encoding MlaA family lipoprotein, with product MQTIRIRHAALAVAAVAALSGCATVQTPTKGDPLEGFNRSMYKFNDTVDTYALKPVAKGYQYVVPQPVRDSVTNFFSNIGDVYIAANNIVQLRIADGVGDIMRVVINTVFGVGGLFDVATVAKLPKHTADFGVTMGRYGVPAGPYLVLPLLGPSTLRDTAGLGVDYIGNPLTYVKPDGLSWGLFGVNLVNTRANLLGAGDVLDAAALDKYSFVRNAYLQRRQMLINNARGEAATASGSDALPKYDLPDDGAAPATAGAAAVGGATAPAGASGAAIAAPASGAAEAPNPASATNVPAMQMTPPSPGGFRFPSIKLH
- the thiE gene encoding thiamine phosphate synthase, coding for MSARFADAFWPPADELAEAAERIRARLGDWPAAATPWRICVAAPDVPADGDVLIVSAGDRAAQVRASAASRPASADAVAIEFDERGAVLHAAGARHALEGAHPLADDWIAALAAFLDCGFAPLDALVLALAWRDGDETGDADPWPVDPARFPRVAGLPAAPEPAFPPCPAQLGLYPVVPDAEWVERLLDCGVRTVQLRVKGATPDALRREIARAVAAGRRYPDARVFINDHWQIAVEEGAYGVHLGQEDLDTADLATIARAGLRLGLSSHGYYEMLRALHERPSYLALGPVFATATKAVAAPPQGLARIARYARFAAAHAPLVAIGGVSLEALPDVLATGVGSVAVVSAITGAADYRAAVIALQQWFARQFDNR
- the mlaD gene encoding outer membrane lipid asymmetry maintenance protein MlaD, which encodes MTMKKTALDFWVGLFVVVGFLAVLFLALKVGNMSSLSFQPTYSVRMKFDNIGGLKPRAAVKSAGVVVGRVKSVGFDTNTYQAVVTIDVDGQYQFPKDSSAKILTSGLLGEQYIGLDPGGDTEMLKSGDTITMTQSAIVLENLIGQFLYSKAADAGGAKPAAAAPAAPAAPAPAPVAVPASAVSGSAAQ
- a CDS encoding MlaC/ttg2D family ABC transporter substrate-binding protein, whose protein sequence is MKKLFLIPVFATLFSFGSAAHAQVDQSNPQGLIKTATQQVLDEVKQQTIKQGDTNRIITIVNKDILPYTDFRRTTQLAMGRNWRAATAEQQQQVQEQFKLLLIRTYSGALAQLKPDQQIQYPPFRADPADTDVVVKTVAMNNGQPVQIDYRLYKTANGWKVYDLNVLGAWLIQTYQQQFNEKIQQSGVDGLIKFLTQRNQELAAGKQAS
- a CDS encoding ABC transporter ATP-binding protein, with protein sequence MSPTPPDTLLELRDVDFGYGDRLVLSNLNMRFGRGRVVAVMGGSGCGKTTVLRLIGGLVRASRGQVLFDGADVGAQTRDGLYALRRKMGMLFQFGALFTDMSVFENVAFALREHTDLPDDLIRDLVLMKLNAVGLRGARDLMPSEVSGGMARRIALARAIALDPELIMYDEPFAGLDPISLGITANLIRTLNEALGATSILVTHDVPESFAIADYVYFLANGGVLAQGTPAELRASTDPSVRQFIDGAPDGPYKFHYTSAPLAADFGLGGGRA